The Thermotoga maritima MSB8 region CGGTGTTCTTCAGCGGTTGTAACATGAAATGTGTATACTGTCAAAACATGGGATTCAGTCAGAAAGGGATAGGAACAGAGGTTGAAGTGGAAGACCTTGCGGAGATATTCTTGATCCTACAAAAGCACGGTGCGAAGACCCTGAATCTTGTCACCCCCACACCACACCTTCCGTTCATAATCTCAGCCCTGAGAATCGCCATTGAAAACGGATTGAACCTCCCCATCGTCTACAACACCAGCGGATACGAAGATCCTGAGATTCTCAGACTTTTAGAAGGTGTCGTTGATATCTATCTTTCCGATGTGAGATATTCGGACAACGAAGCTTCTAAGAAGTACTCAAAAACCCCGGATTACTGGACAGTTGTTCAGAAGGCCATCGTTGAGATGTTCAGACAGGTGGGAATCTTCGATGAAGAAAAAATGAAAGGTCTCATTGTGAGAATTCTTGTTCTTCCTGGAAACGTGGTGGATTATTCTGAAATTTTTTCTTTCCTTTCAAGCTTGTCCACACGGATTCCTCTCTCCATAATGAATCAATACATCCCTCACTTTGACGCCCAGAAATTTCCCGAAATAAGCAGGAAACTGAACCAGAACGAATACGAAAAAATTTTAGAACTGGCTGAAAGATACGGTTTTACCGAAGGATGGTATCAATCTGAAGAAAAAGAGAGAGTAACCACCAGAGGCCTGAAGGAAATCTCCGAAAAATTGCAATTTTTAAGGTTAAAAACCCATAATTCCTATTAAACAGCCAAAAAAGGAGAAAATAACAGATATCCGACCTTGATTTTAAATTATTTCCTGCATATAATTAATGTGAACATAATATTGAGATCCAAAAGGAGGAATCGAAGTTGAAATACAACTCACCAAGAATAAAAATCCTCAACAAAAAGAGCATTCTCAAAGTGATTCACGAAAACCATCCCATTTCCAGATCGGACATATCGGAGGTCACAGGGCTCACGCCGAGCAGTGTAACAAGACTCACGAAAGAACTAATAGATGAAGGTTATATAAGAGAGATCGGTACAATGGGAAAAAATTCTCCTGGAAGAAGAAGAATTCTCCTCGATCTAAGAAAGAACGCCTTTCTGAGTTTAGTCTTCGATATAGGAGTGAATATAACGACTTACGGTATTGGATTTTTCGATGGAGAAGTGGAACCAAGGGGAACTTTCAACACACCAAAGGAACCAGTGGAATTCTTCAACATAGTCAAAGAAATCTACGAACGTATCTCAGGTGAATATAGAATTTCAAGAATCTCTCTTTCCGTTCCAGGAATGGTGGATATGGAAGAAAAGAAAATACTTCTTGCCCCAAACCTCGAGTGGGAGAACGTGAACATAAAAGAGCTCCTCAAAGTCGACGTTCCTGTTCTTGCAGACAACGAGGCGAATCTTTCCATGCTCGCAGAAAAGTACCACTCAGAAGATCTGAGAAACGTGAAAGAAGCCGTTTTTATCATCATTAGAGAAGGTGTTGGAACGGGATTGATGATCGATGGAAAGATCTTCAGAGGGCCTTCCTTCACAGCGGGTGAAGCAGGACACATGACAGTGAACATGTACTCCGACAGGCAGTGCCACTGCTCTAACTGGGGTTGCTGGGAGCTCGTTTCTTCGATCAACTGGACGATCGAGCAGTACGGGAAAGAACTACCTGGAAAAAACGCCATAGAGAAATTCCAGGCACTGAAGCAGAGAAACGATGCGAAAAGAATACTGATGAAATTTGCGGAAAACATAGCGGTCGGCATCGTGAACCTGGTGAACATATTGAATCCTGAACTCGTGATCCTTGGTGGGGAAGTCGTCGATCTTGGTGAAAATTTCCTCGACATTATAAAGGATTTCGTCCATCAAAGAGCTTTGAAGGCCGCTGTGAAAGATCTGAAAATCAGGACTACGGAATTCAGAAACATCAGTTCTAACCTCGTGGGCGCGGCCGTATTGGCTGTCGAGGACATAATAGAAGAAGTCAAATGAAGGAGGTGGCAGCATGTTCAAAATTTCGTTCTATCTTCCAACGGAGATCATTTTCAGGGTGGGAGCGGTGGACGAACTGGAAGAAAGGGCAAAAAAGCTCGGAAAAAAGGCATTGATTGTGACAGGACGATCCAGCACTAAGAAGACCGGCCTTTTGCAGAGGGTGGTAGATCTTCTCAAGAAAGCGGGAGTGGAAAGTTTCGTCTTCGACAAAATAGTTCCCAACCCGATATCGGATCACGTCGATGAGGCTGCAGAAATCGTGAGAAAAGAGAAGATAGATTTCATCATAGGACTTGGTGGAGGAAGTCCCATAGACAGCGCAAAAGCGATCTCTATCACCGCTCCGAACGAAGGAAAGTTCTGGGATTACGTTCCCGTAGGTGGTGGAAAGATTCCAGAAAAATCCATCCCCGTTGTTGCTATACCCACCACACACGGAACGGGAACCGAGGCAGACCCATTTGCGGTGATTACAAATCCTCAAACGAAAGAAAAAGTGGGAATAGGCTATAGAAACACCTTTCCCGTTCTCTCCCTTGTGGATCCTGAAGTGATGAAGACACTACCGAAAGACCAGACCGCGTACACCTCTATGGATGCGTTCTATCACGCTATAGAAGCCTTCCTCAACGTGAATGCGAATCCTTACTCGGATGTTCTTGCCCTGGACGCCATGAAAAGAATCGTGACTTACCTTCCCGTTGCTTACGAGAATGGAGAAGATATGGAAGCCAGAACGAATCTCGCCTGGGCCAGTACTGAAGCAGGAATTACAGAGACTCTGACTGGTGTGATCGCAAACCACGCGCTGGAGCATGGTCTCAGTGGTTTCTATCCAGAAATAACCCATGGTCTTGGTCTGTGCATCACAGGTCCGTACCTGTTCGAGTACATCTTCGATCACGCCTACGAGAGACTCGCCATCGTTGGAAGGGAAGTGTTTGGCGTTTACGAAACAGACGATAGAAAAGCTGGAAGGCTCGCTATCAAGAAACTGAGAGACTTCCAGGAGATGTTCGGTCTCAACAAGAGACTCAGTGAACTGGGTGTGAAAAAAGAGGATATTCCAAAGATGGCAGAAACCGGCTACAGGATACTGAATGGAGTGGTTGTCGTAACTCCCGGTAACCTAACCGCAAAGGATATGGAGGAGATATTCAACAGGTGTTACTGAGGGGGAGATAACTTGGCTTCGAAATTTAAGAAGAGAACTTTCAGAGAACTCGGTCCTTTAGTTGCTCTCGTCAGTCTGGCTGTTTTTACGGCTATCTTGAATCCTCGCTTTCTGACGGCATTCAATCTTCAGGCTCTCGGAAGGCAGATCGCGATCTTTGGCCTTTTAGCTATCGGGGAAACCTTTGTCATCATCTCCGGGGGAGGAGCCATCGACCTCTCCCCCGGTTCCATGGTGGCGCTCACAGGGGTAATGGTTGCATGGCTCATGACTCACGGTGTTCCCGTGTGGATCTCTGTAATTCTCATTCTGTTGTTCTCTATAGGAGCAGGTGCGTGGCATGGCTTGTTTGTCACAAAGCTCAGAGTTCCCGCTTTTATCATCACCCTTGGAACTCTGACGATCGCCCGAGGCATGGCAGCCGTGATCACAAAGGGATGGCCTATCATCGGACTCCCGTCTTCTTTCTTGAAAATCGGGCAGGGTGAATTTTTGAAGATACCGATCCCGGTGTGGATTCTCCTTGCAGTGGCTCTTGTGGCAGATTTCTTCCTCAGAAAGACCGTTTATGGAAAACACCTGAGGGCTTCCGGCGGTAACGAAGTCGCCGCAAGATTTTCCGGAGTGAACGTAGACAGAGTGCGAATGATAGCGTTCATGGTATCGGGATTCCTCGCCGGTGTGGTGGGGATAATCATTGCGGCAAGGCTTTCTCAAGGGCAACCAGGTGTCGGTAGTATGTACGAACTCTATGCCATAGCCTCCACTGTAATCGGTGGAACGAGTCTCACGGGAGGAGAAGGAAGTGTTTTAGGAGCAATCGTAGGCGCGAGTATCATAAGTCTTCTCTGGAACGCTCTCGTTCTTCTCAACGTTTCGACGTACTGGCACAACGTAGTCATCGGAATCGTCATAGTTGTGGCAGTAACTCTCGACATATTGAGAAGGAGACTTGCAAGCAAATAACAGGTGGGTGGGTCATGAAAAGACTTCTGGTTTTTCTTTCGATCTTTTTGACAACAGTTTTGCTTTTTTCAACTGATTCAAAAGTGAACTTCGGGGAGGAAAACGGAGTGAAACTGGTGGCGCTCACTTTCGATGACGGTCCTGATGTAAAACTCACCTCCGCAGTACTGGGTACTCTTGAAAAACACGGTGTTGTAGCTACCTTTTTCGTTGTGGGACAGAGGTTGAACGAAAGTACTCGAGCTATTCTTGAAAGAATGATATCTATGGGATGTGAAATAGGAAATCACTCGTGGAATTATGAACCACTTGACAAAAAAGATCCTGAGACGATAAAAGATTACATCGAACGTACGAAGGATCTCATCAAGAAATACACAGGAAAAGAGCCTCGATTCTTCAGACCACCCAATCTGGCGGTGAGCGATACCATGTTCGATGTGATAAACATGCCGTTCGTGAGCGGCATTCTCGGCTACGACTGGGCGGGATGTGATAGAGATCCCCAAAAGATCGTAAGCAACGTGTTGAAAGACATAAGAGATGGTGCAATAATTCTTCTTCACGACGTACAACCAGAGCCGCATCCGATCGTCGAAGTTCTAGAGATACTGATCCCGGAATTGAAAAAACGTGGATACGGATTCGTCACTCTGAGCGAGCTTTTCAAAAGAAAAGGAGTGAACCCTGAAGATCCGGTGTACAGAAAAAAGATGTGGGTGTATGTGGAATAAAACATCTTTACAAGGGGGTGTTATCATGAGGAAACTTCTGGTTTTTCTTTCGGTTCTCCTGGTTGCTGGTCTGTCGCTGGCTCTCACCATAGGTGTTATCGGAAAATCCGTCCATCCTTACTGGTCACAGGTAGAACAAGGTGTTAAAGCGGCGGGGAAGGCACTTGGAGTGGATACGAAGTTCTTCGTTCCACAAAAGGAAGATATCAACGCTCAGCTTCAGATGCTCGAATCTTTCATAGCCGAAGGTGTAAACGGTATTGCGATCGCGCCGTCCGATCCAACTGCAGTCATCCCCACCATCAAGAAAGCCCTTGAGATGGGTATTCCTGTTGTCACTCTCGATACAGACTCTCCGGACAGTGGAAGGTACGTCTACATCGGAACGGACAACTACCAGGCAGGTTACACAGCTGGTCTCATCATGAAAGAGCTCCTTGGAGGAAAGGGTAAAGTTGTCATAGGAACGGGTTCACTGACAGCTATGAACTCCCTTCAGAGAATCCAGGGATTCAAAGACGCCATCAAGGACTCGGAGATAGAAATAGTCGACATCCTCAACGATGAAGAAGACGGTGCGAGAGCAGTGTCTCTAGCGGAAGCCGCTCTCAATGCCCATCCAGATCTCGATGCATTTTTTGGTGTGTATGCCTACAACGGACCTGCCCAAGCACTCGTGGTGAAAAATGCTGGAAAAGTTGGAAAAGTGAAGATCGTCTGTTTCGATACAACACCTGATATTCTTCAGTACGTGAAAGAAGGAGTTATCCAGGCAACGATGGGGCAGAGACCCTACATGATGGGATACCTGTCAGTCACAGTTCTTTATCTGATGAACAAGATAGGTGTTCAAAACACTTTGATGATGCTCCCGAAAGTCAAGGTTGATGGAAAGGTTGACTACGTGATCGACACAGGTGTTGATGTGGTCACACCAGAGAACCTCGATGAATATTTGAAGAAGATGGAAGAACTCGGAATTCCAATAAAATTCTGAAAAACACGAGGAGGGGTGTTTCCCCTCCTCGCTTTCCGGGGTGATCGAATGGAGATACTGAAAGCAAAGGGCATAGTGAAAAGATTCCCTGGAGTTGTGGCTGTGGACAACGTCGATTTTGAGGTTTACGAAAACGAGATTGTCTCTCTGATAGGTGAAAATGGTGCTGGTAAATCCACCCTCATAAAAATTCTGACGGGTGTCCTCAAACCTGATGCGGGAGAAATTCTGGTCAACGGCGAAAGGGTAGAATTTCACTCTCCGGTCGACGCGTTCAAAAAGGGCATAAGTGTTATCCATCAGGAGCTGAACCTGTGCGACAACATGACTGTGGCGGAAAACATCTTTCTCGCCTATGAAGCTGTCAGGGGACAGAAAAGAACCCTTTCCAGTAGAGTTGATGAGAACTATATGTACACAAGATCTAAAGAACTGCTCGATCTCATCGGCGCCAAGTTCTCTCCAGATGCTCTGGTGAGAAACCTCACCACCGCCCAGAGACAGATGGTGGAAATATGTAAGGCACTGGTTAAAGAACCCAGGATCATCTTCATGGATGAACCCACATCGTCGCTTACTGTCGAAGAGACAGAAAGACTCTTCGAAATCATAGAAATGTTGAAAAGTAGAGGTATTTCTGTTGTTTTCGTTTCACATAGACTGGACGAAGTTATGAGGATAAGTGACAGGATCGTTGTGATGAGAGACGGAAAAAGAATCGGCGAGTTGAAAAAAGGAGAATTCGATGTGGACACGATCATAAAAATGATGGTAGGACGTGAAGTGGAGTTTTTCCCACACGGAATAGAGACCAGACCCGGAGAAATTGCCCTTGAAGTCAGAAACCTGAAGTGGAAGGATAAAGTGAAGAATGTTTCTTTTGAAGTGAGAAAGGGAGAAGTTCTGGGATTCGCGGGACTTGTGGGGGCTGGAAGAACTGAAACGATGCTCTTGGTGTTCGGAGTGAATCAAAAGGAATCCGGAGACATATACGTTAACGGAAGGAAAGTTGAAATAAAAAATCCGGAAGATGCTATTAAGATGGGGATAGGACTCATTCCTGAGGACAGAAAACTTCAGGGGCTTGTTTTGAGAATGACTGTGAAGGACAATATCGTGCTCCCATCACTGAAAAAAATCAGCAGATGGGGGCTCGTGCTCGATGAAAGAAAAGAAGAAGAGATCTCAGAAGACTATGTAAAAAGACTCTCCATAAAAACGCCTTCCATTTATCAAATAACAGAAAATCTATCAGGTGGAAACCAGCAGAAAGTGGTCCTTGCCAAATGGCTCGCCACGAACGCGGATATTCTGATCTTCGACGAGCCAACACGCGGAATAGACGTTGGTGCAAAGGCAGAAATACACAGGATGATCAGAGAACTCGCCGCACAGGGCAAAGCTGTGATCATGATCTCTTCGGAACTCCCAGAAATACTGAATCTCAGCGATAGAATAGTCGTCATGTGGGAAGGTGAAATCACAGCCGTTCTGGACAACAGAGAGAAAAGAGTCACTCAGGAAGAAATAATGTACTACGCATCTGGACAGAAAAAACAGAACGGGAGGGTCGCATAATGAACCTGTACGTGGGACTCGATGTGGGAACGACCGGTGTCAAGGGAATTCTTGTGAACGAGAAGGGAGAGATTCTTGCAACAGCGAATGAAAGACTAACCATGTTCACTCCTCAGCCTGCCTGGGCGGAGCAGGATCCCCTCTCCTGGTGGGAGGCGGTGAAAAAAATACTGAAAAACCTCTCCGAAAGATCGAAAGAAATGGGCGGCAAAATAAGAGCGATCTCTACCAGCGGGCAGATGCACAGTCTTGTGGCAATCGATGACAACGGTAAAGTCCTGAGAAACGCTATCCTCTGGTGCGATCAGAGAACATACAAAGAGTGCGAAGAAGCCACCCAGATCCTCGGCGGAGAGGAAAACGTTCTCAAGCTCGTCGGAAATCCCATTTTGCCCGGTTTCACGCTCCCAAAGATACTCTGGATCCGAAAGCATGAACCTGAGATCTACGGAAAAATTTCAAAAATCATGCTGCCAAAAGATTTCATAAACTACATGCTCACCGGTGAGGTGAAAACGGAGCATTCCGACGCCTCCGGAACGGTGATGTACAGTGTGTCAAAGATGGAATGGAACAAGGACGTATTGAAAGAACTCAACATACCGGAAAGTGTTCTCCCAGAGATAATACCGTCGAACGGCGTGGTTGGAAATGTGAAACCTGAAGTAGCGTCGGATCTCGGTCTCTCCGAAGACACGCTTGTGATAGGCGGAGGAGCCGACAACGCCTGTGCAGCTCTTGGAATAGCCGTCGTAGAACCGGGTGACGTGATGGTGAGTCTTGGTACTTCAGGAACCGTTCTGGCACCCACAAAAGGGAATCAGCCCGATCCAAAGGGTAGAGTACATTTCTTTGCACACACCGTTCCAGAAACAAGATACCACATGGGTGTGATGCTCTCCGCTACCTATTCACTGGAGTGGTTCAAGGAAAAATTCCTGAGCGAAGATTACGAAACAATCAACGAAGAGGTGGATAAAATTCCTGCAGGATCAAACGGGATAATCTTCCTGCCGTATCTCAACGGTGAAAGGACACCACACAGAGATCCATTCGCGAGGGGTGTTTTCTTCGGTATATCCTCGTACAACACCAAGTGGGATATGGTGAGAGCCATATTCGAAGGCGTTGCCTTCGGTATCAAAGATTCGTTCGATATACTGAGAGAACTCAAGGTGGTTCTCAACAGTGTGAGAATTACAGGAGGAGGTTCAAAGAGCAGGGTATGGAACAAAATGCTCGCAGATATGACAGGATTGAGAATACAAAAACCAGCCGTGGATGAAGGGGCGTCTTACGGTGCAGCGATCCTCGCAGTGTCTGGCTCAATGGGAGAAAATCCCGCGAAAATTTCGAAAGAATGGTTTCGCGTGAAGAGTTACACTGACCCTGCTGTTGAAAACACAGAAACCTACGAAAAACTACACGAGAAATTCAAAAAACTCTACACATCTCTCAAAGAGATGTTCAGATCTTGAAAAGAGGGCGCTCTGCCCTCTCTATTCTTGAAAGAATGCAAGTAGTTCTTTTCGAGTTCTTTCGAAGTACTCATTCTCAAGTGCCCAGGAAAACCCTAGTTTTTCGTAAAAATCCTTCACACGCCATCGATAGTGCATGTCGTCGATAAACACGCAATCCACGTGAGGTTTCAACATGCTCGCCAGCTTTTTCGGGTTCATGGGAAGCATGGGACTGATGAAAACACAGGTCCTTATTCCATTTTCTTTCAGCACCTTCAAAGCCTCCACTCTTTCCTCTATGGAACTCGAGTTGGGCTCGAACATCTTCCGGATTTCGTCGTCATCAGTTGTGACGCTGAGTCCAACCGAGATTCTTCTCATCTTCTTAAACAGATCCAGGTCCCTTAAAACGAGTGTGGATTTTGTGAGAATCATCACCTCGATTTCCAGAAGCGGGAACTCCAGAAAGACTTCGAGACATCTTCGGGTGAGCTTGTACTCTTTCTCGATAGGTTGATACGGATCGCACATGGTGCTCATGAAAACGTGGTGTGGTTTCTTCTTGATGATATCTTTTCTGAGAACTTCGGCTATGTTTCGTTTCACAATGATTTCTGACTTCCAGATCATCTCTCTGTATCGTCGCGCGTAATCACTTGCGTAACAGTACACACAGGCATTGGTGCAGCCCACGTAAGGGCTGAGGGTGTACCTTCTTTTCGATTCGGAATAAGTCAGTGCGCTCTTAACATTTATCTCTTTTACTCTCATCTTCAAAAGGATACCATGGGAAATTCTTTAGAAATTTTCCGATACTGTTTCAGAATTTTCACCGGGATGGTGATGTATAATTTCTCGGGAAACCCTACCACATGTTGAATTACTGTGAAAAAACACACAATATGTTGTTTAAAAACAGGAGGGAGAACATGAAATTGTCCGATTTGATCTCAAGGTGGATCGACGTTGAACCTTCAAAAAATGCTCAGATAATTCTCAGAGACAGGTATTTCATGAAGGATCTGGATGGGAATTATCTGGAAACGAAATGGGAAGATGTGGCAAGAAGGGTGGCGAGAGTTGTAGCAACAGCAGAGCTTCTGAACCCATCGTACAAGAAGAACGAAAAACTCGACAGAATAAAGGAATGGGAAGACATCTTCTTCAGAGTTTTGAAAGCGAGACTCTTCATTCCAAACAGTCCCACCCTCTTCAACGCAGGACTCGGTGTGAAGCACGATCTCCTGTGGAAACCCATCGATCAGATGACACTAGAAGATTACGAAGAAATTTACAGATCGAGAAATCATCTTCATATGCTCTCCGCATGCTTCGTAGTACCCGTCGGCGATAGCATTGAAGAGATTTTCGAAGCGGTGAAAGAGTACGCGCTCATAACGAAAGTGGGAGGAGGAGTGGGAAGCAACTTTTCTGAGTTGAGGCCGAAGGGCAGCTTTGTGGCAGGCACACACGGAAAAGCGTCCGGTCCCGTTTCTTTCATGCACGTCTTCAACTCCGCCATCTCCGTTGTGAAACAGGGTTACAGAAGGCGCGGGGCACTGATGGGCATCTTGAACATAAACCACCCCGACATAGAAGAATTCATAGACGCAAAGAAAGAAAACACGGGAGAAGCGGTGCTGAACTTCTTCAACCTCTCTGTTGGATTTCCAATGGACAAGAAAGAGATTCTGAAACTCTACGAAGAAGATGGCGAACTCGAGCTTTCCCATCCAAGAAGCACGATCAGGAAGAAGGTTAAGATCAGAGAACTCTTCAGAAAGATCGCTACAAATGCCTGGAAGAGTGGAGACCCGGGACTTGCCTTCCTCGGAGAGATGAACAAATACTATCCACTCTACCCGCACAGAAAGATCAACTCGACCAACCCGTGCGGTGAGATCGGGCTTTCAGATTACGAAGCCTGCAACCTCGGTTCCATCGATGTTGCAAAGTTCTACAACAATGGTTTTGTGGATTTAGAAGCGCTTCAGGAACTCGTTCAGATAGCCGTTCGTTTCCTCGACAACGTCATCGACGTGAACGTGTTTCCTATAGACAAGATCACAAAAGCAGTCAAAGAGAGCAGAAGGCTCGGTCTTGGAATAATGGGATTTGCCGATCTCCTCTACAAGCTCGAAATTCCTTACAATTCTCAGGAAGCTCGTGATTTCGCGGCCAATCTCATGGCTTTCATAGCGCTCCACGCGCATAGAACTTCCTATGAACTCGGAAAAGAAAAAGGGAACTTCCCGCTCCTTGAGATCTCGAGGTACAGAACGGAAGACAATTTCGTGCCTTTCGCTATGGGTATGAGCAACTACGACGATGAAATAAGAGAAGTCATGAAGATGACAAAAGAGTTTAGAAGAAACGTCGCTCTTCTGACGATCGCACCCACCGGTTCGATCTCGAACATAGCGGACACTTCGTCGGGACTGGAACCAAACTTCCTCCTCGCGTACACCAGATTCGTGACGAAGGAAGACGGAACGAAAGAGCCTCTTCTCTACGTGAACCAGGTGCTCAGAGAGAAATTGAATCCGGAGATTCTCAAGAGGATAGAGAAAGAACTCATAGAGAAGGGAAGCTTGAAGGATATCCCGGATGTTCCAGAGAAGATAAAGAAGGTCTTCGTAGTCGCACTCGATATAGATCCAATGGATCACCTCCTCATGCAGGATGCCTTCCAGAGGTACGTTGATAACAACATCTCCAAAACGATCAACATGCCTCAGAGCGCAACCGTGGATGATGTTCTCAACGTGTACCTTGAAGCTCTCAGAACAAACGTTAGGGGCATCACCGTGTACAGAGACGGTTCTTTACAAACACAGGTGCTGACGAAAGCCTTGAAAACACCGGAGGCTCCAAAGGTTCAGTTCTTCGTCGTCGATGAGAAGCTGAAGCTCCATCCGAGACCGAGAAAAGATACTCTCAGAAGCGTCACGAGAAAGTACAAGAGGCCCGATGGCACCACTTACATAACGATATCCTTCGACGACACAGGAGAAGCGGTGGAGATATTCATTTCCAACGGCAGTGAGATGGCCGAAGCGATAGGAAGACTCTCCTCAATAGCTCTCAGAGCGGGAGTTTCCATAGATGAAATAGTAGAACAGCTTTCGAAGGTGAAAGGAGAGTACTGCAAGGGTCTAGCTGAAGAAATCAAGAAAG contains the following coding sequences:
- a CDS encoding adenosylcobalamin-dependent ribonucleoside-diphosphate reductase codes for the protein MKLSDLISRWIDVEPSKNAQIILRDRYFMKDLDGNYLETKWEDVARRVARVVATAELLNPSYKKNEKLDRIKEWEDIFFRVLKARLFIPNSPTLFNAGLGVKHDLLWKPIDQMTLEDYEEIYRSRNHLHMLSACFVVPVGDSIEEIFEAVKEYALITKVGGGVGSNFSELRPKGSFVAGTHGKASGPVSFMHVFNSAISVVKQGYRRRGALMGILNINHPDIEEFIDAKKENTGEAVLNFFNLSVGFPMDKKEILKLYEEDGELELSHPRSTIRKKVKIRELFRKIATNAWKSGDPGLAFLGEMNKYYPLYPHRKINSTNPCGEIGLSDYEACNLGSIDVAKFYNNGFVDLEALQELVQIAVRFLDNVIDVNVFPIDKITKAVKESRRLGLGIMGFADLLYKLEIPYNSQEARDFAANLMAFIALHAHRTSYELGKEKGNFPLLEISRYRTEDNFVPFAMGMSNYDDEIREVMKMTKEFRRNVALLTIAPTGSISNIADTSSGLEPNFLLAYTRFVTKEDGTKEPLLYVNQVLREKLNPEILKRIEKELIEKGSLKDIPDVPEKIKKVFVVALDIDPMDHLLMQDAFQRYVDNNISKTINMPQSATVDDVLNVYLEALRTNVRGITVYRDGSLQTQVLTKALKTPEAPKVQFFVVDEKLKLHPRPRKDTLRSVTRKYKRPDGTTYITISFDDTGEAVEIFISNGSEMAEAIGRLSSIALRAGVSIDEIVEQLSKVKGEYCKGLAEEIKKALEDFAKLWLRTGEEAPESEEEPIEREKFIVAHNLRWQSGYYVDDEGNVYCPVCLSKNSLIKQEGCVSCKNCGWSKCE